Below is a genomic region from Armatimonadota bacterium.
TCCACAGCAGTGATAGCTCCGATGCGCGCACGCCGGGGGGCATTCTTGTCGCGGCTGGTTACCGCGCCGTCATGGCGCGGGTGGAGACTTCCCCCAGGAGAGAAGTGTGACCTACCTTATCGCTCGTCGCGGCTTCACGCTCATTGAGTTGCTGGTCGTGATCGCTATCATCGCCATACTGGCGGCGATGCTCTTCCCCGTTTTCGCGAAAGCTCGTGACAAAGCCAGGCAGGCCAGTTGCAGCAGCAATCTGCGGCAGATCACCATGGGCTTCCTGATGTACGCCCAGGACTACGACGAGTCTCTGCCCAACTACAACGATGAGGACCTCTGGGCGACCTGGAGTACGTACAATATGATCGCACCATACACGAAAAACCCCCATGTGTACCAGTGCCCAAGCGCTAGCCTGGACTACGTGCATTCCTTCGTCAGTGTGGCCACCAGTTCGTACATCTACTGTTACGCGCTCTACAACAGTGCTTCGGCAATCAACAGCGGGCAGGTGTTCGCCTACCCGAAGGTCACGCCGACGCTGGCGATGGTCACGCATCCGTCGCAGAAGATTCTCCTGTGGGAGCTGACGGACGCGCATGACGGGCATAACAACAAGCCTCTGTGCCGCCGGCACTTCTCCTTCGTGGATGGCCACATGAAGTTCCTGGACACCCGGAACCTCGCACCGCGAGCCCAGGTAGTTCGCTATGATCCGAACTGGACCTGGGACGCCGCGGCAGGCATCGATTTCCCGTAGCGGGTGGGCCCACTGGCCCCGCGCCCCGGGTGGCGCATTTCTCGGAACGTTCAGACCTATCAATGCAATCCAGGCGGCGCCGATGTTAGTGCTCGTGGACGGGGTGGCGCGGCG
It encodes:
- a CDS encoding prepilin-type N-terminal cleavage/methylation domain-containing protein; the protein is MTYLIARRGFTLIELLVVIAIIAILAAMLFPVFAKARDKARQASCSSNLRQITMGFLMYAQDYDESLPNYNDEDLWATWSTYNMIAPYTKNPHVYQCPSASLDYVHSFVSVATSSYIYCYALYNSASAINSGQVFAYPKVTPTLAMVTHPSQKILLWELTDAHDGHNNKPLCRRHFSFVDGHMKFLDTRNLAPRAQVVRYDPNWTWDAAAGIDFP